A single genomic interval of bacterium harbors:
- a CDS encoding transposase, translating into MAKKQDKEFFEIFQEANTEQRDFLQDLIREVLSQVMEAEIESQLGAGHYERTDSRRGYRNGYKPRTLNTRVGTLELKVPQDRDGLYRTEIFERYRRSEKALWLTVHEMIVSGVSTRKVDKIAKQLGVELAIEIDGLPHGFKPRRGGR; encoded by the coding sequence ATGGCCAAAAAACAAGATAAAGAGTTCTTTGAGATTTTTCAAGAAGCAAATACGGAGCAGAGAGACTTTCTTCAGGATTTGATCCGGGAGGTTCTCAGTCAGGTCATGGAGGCTGAGATCGAGTCCCAGCTTGGTGCGGGGCATTATGAACGAACCGATTCTCGACGTGGTTACCGCAACGGTTACAAGCCGCGAACGCTCAACACCCGAGTCGGAACATTGGAGCTGAAAGTTCCACAAGACCGCGACGGGCTATATCGCACCGAGATTTTCGAGCGTTATCGCAGAAGTGAGAAAGCGCTTTGGCTGACAGTCCACGAGATGATAGTTTCCGGGGTTTCGACACGCAAGGTTGACAAGATAGCGAAACAACTTGGGGTCGAACTCGCTATCGAGATCGACGGCCTCCCGCATGGCTTCAAGCCTCGACGAGGAGGTCGGTAA
- a CDS encoding helix-turn-helix domain-containing protein has product MNNGSDNKLLEAKDVAEMLNVKLTTVYTWALEGYLPAFKFGKLVRFRLNEVLEWIEDNKVEFEDEE; this is encoded by the coding sequence ATGAATAACGGATCTGACAACAAATTACTCGAAGCTAAAGACGTGGCGGAGATGTTGAATGTAAAATTGACTACCGTATACACATGGGCACTGGAGGGATATCTGCCGGCGTTCAAGTTTGGTAAACTAGTGCGATTCAGGCTTAATGAGGTGCTTGAGTGGATAGAGGACAACAAGGTGGAATTCGAAGATGAAGAATAA
- a CDS encoding EcoRV family type II restriction endonuclease translates to MKSKKKFEIALKKLAGTLSKHLSSSDGQWAVKGFIDVYKNVYTISQDTKVVSKILEIHLFPRILAFAEEHGFALVLAEHQNYYPDISFVLKKDESVRFAVDLKTTYRNPEKPWLCNGFTLGSHGKYFTDRTSTKNIQFPYGSYSGHFCLGIIYDRATNATIDETHSHSIDELHSITSVISNIQFFVAEKWKIAGDKVGSGNTANIGSVSRIEDIINGNGMFAKLGEDWFDDYWMNFGEITVKAPKGKTKKITSLEEFVKYRGGDTSLIVPRNNKE, encoded by the coding sequence ATGAAAAGTAAAAAGAAATTTGAAATCGCTTTGAAAAAACTCGCGGGCACTCTTTCCAAACATTTGAGTAGTAGCGACGGCCAATGGGCTGTTAAAGGATTCATCGATGTTTATAAAAACGTCTATACGATTTCACAAGATACCAAAGTCGTTTCAAAAATATTAGAGATTCATCTATTTCCTCGAATATTAGCTTTCGCCGAAGAACACGGATTCGCACTGGTCTTAGCTGAACATCAAAATTACTACCCGGATATTTCGTTTGTTCTGAAAAAAGACGAGTCGGTTCGATTCGCAGTTGATCTTAAAACAACATACCGCAATCCAGAAAAACCATGGCTATGTAATGGATTTACGCTTGGTTCACACGGAAAATATTTTACAGATCGAACAAGCACCAAAAACATTCAATTCCCTTATGGAAGCTATTCAGGTCATTTTTGTTTAGGAATAATCTATGACCGCGCAACAAACGCCACTATCGACGAAACGCACTCTCATTCAATCGATGAGCTTCATTCAATTACTTCCGTTATTTCTAATATCCAGTTCTTTGTTGCGGAAAAATGGAAGATAGCCGGTGACAAAGTGGGTTCAGGCAATACGGCCAATATCGGAAGTGTAAGCAGAATAGAGGATATTATAAACGGAAACGGGATGTTCGCAAAACTCGGTGAGGATTGGTTCGACGATTATTGGATGAACTTTGGCGAAATAACAGTGAAAGCACCAAAGGGGAAAACAAAGAAGATTACTTCACTCGAAGAATTCGTGAAATATCGCGGTGGCGACACTTCCCTTATCGTCCCGAGGAATAATAAAGAATGA
- a CDS encoding transposase, with protein MDKKIWEQESVEDARRKASELIFVLERVRPDVTEWIEETIDDTFAIYAFPASHRRKLKSTNMLERVNQELKRRTHVVRIFPNVRACLRMCGTLCMEYSEEWSTGKRYLTMENQTKTEIENEPNANLQKI; from the coding sequence TTGGACAAGAAAATCTGGGAGCAAGAAAGCGTCGAAGATGCTCGCCGAAAGGCTTCTGAGTTGATTTTCGTCCTGGAGCGAGTTCGGCCCGATGTCACCGAGTGGATCGAGGAGACTATCGATGATACGTTTGCAATATATGCATTTCCGGCGAGTCATCGCAGAAAGCTTAAAAGCACAAACATGCTGGAACGAGTGAACCAGGAGCTGAAGCGTAGAACGCATGTAGTTAGAATCTTCCCAAATGTTCGTGCTTGCCTTCGAATGTGCGGGACGCTCTGCATGGAATATAGTGAGGAGTGGTCAACCGGGAAACGTTATTTAACAATGGAAAATCAAACAAAAACCGAAATCGAGAATGAGCCAAACGCCAATTTACAGAAAATTTAG